The proteins below are encoded in one region of Levilactobacillus namurensis:
- a CDS encoding peptide ABC transporter substrate-binding protein codes for MRVSSALKLGTVATFSAILLAACGTSSSSTSRAKDQTLNWMEASALPTMDPSKATDVVSGETMNNTSQGLLKFGKNSKTYPGVAKSYTKSKDGKTYTFNLRKSQWSNGDPVTAKDFVFGWQRTVNPKTGSQYAYLYGDVKNANAVMKGKKPVSALGIKAVGNYKVVVNLEHPVSYFPTLVAQTSFFPQNESVVKKLGKKYGTNAKNNVYNGPFKLTYWTGTSDNWTLTKNDKYWDAKHVTLKHVKFNTVKDPQTALSQYQTGKLDATYLSGQQPKNYKNSKNYHSRDGSSIAYIELNERRDSMMKNKKARQALSLAINRDQFVNKVLDDGSKVPTGFVTTGLAVRDGQDFAKEAAVPSAVAYNLKKAKQLWNQALKETGRKSYSLTLLADDTPVGKSTTEYVQSQWSKLPGLKVTNQNLPYKTRLARSASHDFQSVVTLWGADFPDPITDLSLFTSDASYNDGGWKSAAYDRNIQDATTTNANRPAQRWQNLVNAQKILMRDQGVIPIYQPGKPQLVKSTVKNLVYFPVSSNWDFSKVYIANK; via the coding sequence ATGAGAGTATCTTCAGCACTTAAGCTGGGGACGGTCGCCACGTTCTCAGCCATTTTATTGGCTGCTTGTGGGACCTCCTCCAGCAGTACCAGCCGGGCCAAGGACCAAACCTTGAACTGGATGGAAGCTTCAGCGTTGCCAACTATGGATCCATCGAAGGCAACTGACGTGGTTTCGGGGGAAACCATGAACAACACTAGCCAGGGTTTGCTTAAGTTCGGGAAGAACAGCAAGACCTATCCTGGGGTGGCCAAGTCCTACACCAAGTCGAAGGATGGGAAGACCTATACCTTTAACTTGCGGAAGTCGCAATGGAGTAACGGCGATCCCGTGACCGCGAAGGATTTCGTCTTCGGCTGGCAACGGACTGTGAACCCTAAGACGGGGTCGCAGTACGCTTACCTCTACGGTGACGTTAAGAATGCCAATGCCGTCATGAAGGGAAAGAAGCCAGTCTCAGCCTTAGGTATCAAGGCTGTGGGGAACTACAAGGTCGTTGTGAACCTGGAACACCCCGTCAGCTACTTCCCAACCTTAGTCGCACAGACCAGTTTCTTCCCGCAGAATGAATCCGTGGTCAAGAAGCTAGGGAAGAAGTACGGAACCAACGCCAAGAATAACGTCTACAACGGGCCATTTAAGCTGACCTACTGGACCGGGACGTCGGATAACTGGACGCTGACCAAGAACGACAAGTACTGGGATGCCAAGCACGTGACCCTAAAGCACGTGAAGTTCAATACGGTCAAGGACCCGCAAACGGCGTTGAGCCAGTACCAGACGGGTAAGCTGGACGCGACTTATCTGAGTGGGCAACAACCGAAGAACTACAAGAATAGTAAGAACTACCATTCACGGGACGGTTCGTCGATTGCCTACATCGAACTGAACGAACGGCGTGATTCCATGATGAAGAACAAGAAGGCACGGCAAGCCTTGTCACTGGCCATTAACCGGGATCAGTTCGTCAACAAGGTTCTAGACGACGGCTCTAAGGTCCCAACGGGCTTTGTAACCACCGGCTTAGCGGTTCGTGACGGCCAAGACTTCGCCAAGGAAGCTGCGGTCCCGTCCGCGGTAGCTTACAACCTGAAGAAGGCTAAGCAACTGTGGAACCAAGCGTTGAAGGAGACCGGTCGGAAGAGTTATTCTCTGACCCTTTTGGCGGACGACACGCCGGTTGGGAAGAGTACCACCGAATACGTGCAGAGTCAGTGGTCGAAGTTACCGGGGTTGAAGGTCACCAACCAGAACCTACCGTACAAGACGCGATTGGCTCGGTCGGCCAGTCACGACTTCCAGTCCGTGGTAACTCTCTGGGGGGCGGACTTCCCTGACCCAATCACGGACTTGTCCCTGTTTACGTCAGATGCCTCGTACAACGATGGCGGCTGGAAGTCGGCGGCTTACGATCGAAACATCCAGGATGCGACGACCACTAATGCGAACCGACCGGCCCAACGTTGGCAGAACTTAGTCAACGCGCAGAAGATCCTGATGCGTGATCAAGGGGTCATTCCAATCTACCAGCCAGGTAAGCCGCAACTGGTGAAGTCGACGGTCAAGAACCTCGTCTACTTCCCAGTCAGCTCGAATTGGGACTTTAGTAAGGTCTACATCGCCAACAAGTAA
- a CDS encoding DUF6681 family protein, translating into MLSFLDMVNHYLGYVNVSVKIKNRIYTVLGALGDFYLFYIAIRYLQNGHPFWGLLILLVAVILLYFVFLNAVYYFTQKQAPFDISPKIEKWLHMKSKTEEETAGKGGQGYGRNIPANGYFDEKKILPGKLAMTDQDEQNVQNLATQLQQNRLLTLDYSGLGDREIMEQAQKDGKPVYASGPGVLIPYFEMQPEDDQLVVYAGLNQADKQRVGTVSTVGLQDVADVREKFELYLANALLVGGPFKVVGRTTLIEQDNPFKVAVQLAYKHHATSTAPTAATREQRYDAPRSASRTTASRETDDEPMTRRSRYHH; encoded by the coding sequence ATGTTAAGCTTCCTTGATATGGTCAACCATTATCTGGGCTACGTGAATGTGAGTGTTAAGATCAAGAACCGCATTTACACGGTCCTGGGGGCCTTAGGTGATTTCTATCTCTTCTACATTGCCATCCGGTACCTGCAAAACGGTCATCCTTTCTGGGGATTACTGATCTTGCTGGTCGCGGTGATTCTGCTATACTTCGTTTTCTTGAACGCAGTGTACTATTTCACCCAAAAGCAGGCACCCTTCGACATCTCGCCGAAGATTGAAAAGTGGCTGCATATGAAGTCCAAGACTGAAGAGGAGACTGCCGGTAAGGGTGGCCAGGGCTATGGACGTAATATTCCCGCCAACGGCTACTTCGATGAAAAGAAGATTTTACCGGGTAAGCTGGCCATGACGGATCAAGATGAACAAAACGTTCAGAATCTGGCCACGCAGCTCCAACAGAATCGGTTACTGACGCTCGATTATTCGGGACTAGGTGACCGTGAAATCATGGAACAAGCCCAAAAGGACGGCAAGCCGGTCTACGCATCGGGGCCCGGGGTCTTGATTCCGTACTTTGAGATGCAACCGGAAGACGACCAGTTAGTGGTCTATGCTGGCTTGAACCAGGCCGACAAGCAACGGGTCGGGACGGTCAGCACGGTAGGTCTCCAGGACGTGGCCGATGTGCGTGAGAAGTTCGAGTTGTACTTGGCGAACGCGTTACTGGTCGGCGGCCCCTTTAAGGTGGTGGGCCGAACCACGTTGATCGAACAGGACAATCCGTTTAAGGTGGCGGTTCAACTGGCGTACAAGCACCATGCAACGTCGACTGCACCGACCGCAGCCACCCGGGAGCAGCGCTACGACGCGCCCCGGAGTGCTTCCCGGACGACAGCGTCACGGGAAACAGACGACGAGCCAATGACGCGTCGTTCGCGGTACCACCATTAA
- a CDS encoding amino acid ABC transporter permease — protein MLNNFIAAYSPDNLRYLFGGLGITILVSVASIIGSFIIGAILGVIRYVKIKYLSALVGLVIDIIRNLPLILILFFIYFGLPNLGVKPEVIPAAILAMTIFESAMLAEIVRSGIQAVDPGQMEGARANGLTYWQALRYIVLPQAIVKMIPAIVSQFISLVKDTSLATIILLPEMLYRSQIIYGQNTNYIIPMFLAIAVLYFVVCYALSVLARYLEKRQA, from the coding sequence ATGCTAAATAACTTTATTGCTGCCTACTCCCCGGATAACTTACGCTACCTGTTTGGCGGCCTGGGAATCACCATTCTGGTTTCCGTGGCCTCCATTATTGGGAGTTTCATTATCGGTGCGATTCTGGGGGTCATCCGGTACGTTAAGATTAAGTACCTGTCCGCCTTGGTCGGTCTGGTGATCGACATTATCCGGAACCTACCGTTGATTCTGATTTTGTTCTTCATCTACTTTGGCTTACCGAACCTGGGCGTCAAGCCGGAAGTGATTCCGGCGGCGATTCTCGCGATGACCATCTTCGAATCCGCCATGTTGGCCGAAATCGTACGGTCCGGGATTCAAGCGGTCGACCCTGGCCAGATGGAAGGTGCCCGGGCCAACGGGCTGACCTACTGGCAGGCACTCCGCTATATCGTGTTGCCCCAGGCCATCGTGAAGATGATTCCGGCCATTGTGAGCCAGTTCATCTCACTGGTCAAGGATACGTCCCTGGCGACCATCATTCTGTTACCGGAAATGCTGTACCGGTCACAGATTATCTATGGTCAGAACACGAATTACATTATTCCCATGTTCTTGGCAATCGCGGTGCTGTACTTCGTGGTTTGTTACGCACTGTCCGTGTTGGCGCGGTACTTGGAAAAGCGTCAGGCCTGA
- a CDS encoding APC family permease, protein MAISRIFRRERLDNYLKSDQHFAKTMSAKDLMSLGIGAVIGTGIFILPGTIAAQYSGPGIVLSFLIAAIVCSTAAMCYAEFASVLPVAGSAYSYGNLVFGEIIGWVLGWALILEYVLAVAAVSTAFGAYFKSFLAGFHLNIPDAISGSFDPAHGTYGNLVAVLVVLLIGGLLNRGMRESMRVNNAIVIVKIAIIILFVVVGIFYVRPTNWQPFAPFGSKGILRGASTVFFAYLGFDVVSASAAEVKNPRRNMPIGIIGTLIVATVLYMLVAIVLTGMVPYTKLNVADPVAFALTLVHQNWTSGIISLGALAGMFTMMVTMIYSSSRLIYSVGRDGLLPKFLGKIDQQSGTPKASLAVVTVVIALLGGFVPLAQLTNLVNIGTLVAFLFVSFGIIRLRHLPEMPHNTGFQVPFYPVLPIISGLLCFYMMLQLPAETWIASSIWFALGLVIYLTYGVRHSRLNNQQ, encoded by the coding sequence ATGGCTATTTCACGAATTTTTCGTCGTGAACGATTAGACAACTACTTAAAGAGTGATCAGCACTTTGCCAAAACCATGTCCGCTAAAGACCTGATGTCGCTAGGCATCGGGGCGGTGATTGGGACCGGAATCTTCATCCTGCCGGGAACCATCGCCGCGCAATACAGTGGGCCGGGAATCGTACTGTCCTTTCTAATTGCTGCCATCGTTTGTTCGACTGCGGCGATGTGTTACGCCGAGTTTGCATCCGTTCTACCCGTTGCCGGTTCCGCTTATTCCTACGGTAACCTGGTCTTCGGTGAAATCATTGGCTGGGTCCTGGGCTGGGCTTTGATTCTAGAGTACGTCCTGGCCGTAGCCGCTGTGTCGACCGCGTTCGGGGCTTACTTCAAGTCCTTTCTCGCCGGGTTCCACCTCAACATCCCCGATGCCATCAGTGGTTCGTTCGATCCCGCACACGGGACCTATGGCAATCTGGTCGCCGTGCTGGTGGTGCTTTTGATCGGTGGCCTACTGAACCGGGGGATGCGCGAGTCCATGCGGGTTAACAATGCCATTGTGATTGTTAAAATTGCGATTATTATCTTATTCGTGGTGGTCGGCATCTTCTACGTGCGTCCGACCAATTGGCAACCCTTCGCGCCCTTCGGCTCCAAGGGCATCCTCCGGGGCGCCTCGACCGTCTTCTTTGCCTACCTAGGCTTTGACGTGGTCTCGGCCTCCGCTGCTGAAGTCAAGAACCCCCGGCGCAACATGCCCATCGGGATCATCGGGACCTTGATCGTCGCCACGGTGCTTTACATGTTGGTCGCCATCGTCTTGACCGGGATGGTCCCGTACACCAAGCTGAACGTGGCCGACCCCGTAGCTTTCGCCCTGACGCTGGTTCACCAGAACTGGACCTCCGGGATCATCTCCTTAGGTGCGTTGGCCGGAATGTTCACCATGATGGTCACCATGATCTACAGTTCCTCCCGGCTGATCTATTCCGTAGGCCGTGACGGACTCCTCCCCAAGTTCTTGGGTAAAATCGACCAACAGTCGGGAACGCCTAAAGCTAGTTTGGCGGTGGTCACGGTGGTGATTGCCCTCCTAGGCGGGTTCGTCCCCCTGGCCCAACTGACCAACCTGGTCAACATCGGGACCCTGGTGGCATTCTTGTTCGTGTCGTTTGGGATCATTCGCCTGCGACACTTACCAGAGATGCCCCACAACACCGGCTTTCAAGTTCCATTTTACCCAGTCCTGCCCATTATTTCCGGACTCCTGTGCTTCTACATGATGCTACAGTTGCCCGCTGAGACCTGGATTGCCTCGTCTATCTGGTTCGCACTGGGACTGGTCATCTACCTGACTTACGGCGTCCGCCATAGTCGGCTCAATAATCAGCAGTAA
- a CDS encoding guanylate kinase, with protein MTPKVIVITGATGTGKTTVQEYLAQHYPVTRIVTHTTRPPRAGEVDGRDYYFETEQSFQQRHYLESVVYSGYHYGSSREGIAAGFKRAPFPAIVLDTKGAITYARELGDQVVILFLTVSDPDQLMHRVTARGDNTVMLKQRFASPEYRRDLTMPLALKGRALQLNNDNWTQTQRKLDELMQHLQAE; from the coding sequence ATGACGCCAAAAGTCATTGTGATTACTGGCGCGACCGGGACCGGCAAGACCACCGTTCAGGAATACTTGGCGCAGCATTACCCGGTCACCCGCATCGTGACCCACACCACGCGGCCGCCACGCGCGGGAGAAGTTGATGGCCGCGACTATTACTTTGAGACCGAGCAATCGTTCCAGCAACGCCATTACTTGGAATCCGTGGTCTATTCGGGTTACCACTACGGGTCGTCGCGCGAAGGGATCGCGGCGGGGTTTAAGCGCGCACCGTTTCCCGCCATCGTCTTGGACACCAAGGGGGCCATTACCTACGCTCGGGAGTTGGGAGATCAAGTGGTCATCTTGTTCTTGACGGTCAGCGATCCCGACCAACTGATGCACCGGGTGACCGCCCGGGGCGACAATACGGTGATGCTGAAGCAACGCTTTGCCAGTCCCGAGTACCGACGAGATCTGACCATGCCGTTGGCGTTGAAGGGCCGGGCCCTGCAGCTCAATAACGATAATTGGACGCAGACGCAACGGAAACTAGATGAGTTGATGCAGCACCTGCAGGCGGAGTAG
- the hflX gene encoding GTPase HflX, with the protein MDETPATPVVTIGLNAGQATFDYSMAELTALVEANHMTVVEQVQQALTKPNPGTYFGTGKVEELAAIVADDQVDTVVVNDELTPSQIRNLENGTKARIIDRTGLILEIFANRAQSREAKLQVQLAMLQYQLPRLHTSASQRLDQQGGGGGLANRGAGESQTEMSRRTIERSITHVNHELKEINQAAETQRQQRERNELPSVALVGYTNAGKSTLMNALVKRFGKNEEKQVFVKNMLFATLDTSVRQLIFPDQKKLLLSDTVGFVSQLPTNLVKAFRSTLSEAANADLLVQVVDYADVNRDAMMATTEQTLQDIGVTDVPMITVFNKADLTSTDYPSRAGDQLIISAKDDASIDLLVRAMKEKVFHNYVTANFLIPFDAGDIVAYMNDHCNVLSTDYQADGTAMRVELTSADFNKYKSYVVTDADSVED; encoded by the coding sequence ATGGATGAAACGCCAGCAACACCAGTCGTCACCATTGGTTTAAACGCCGGTCAAGCGACGTTTGATTATTCCATGGCTGAGTTAACGGCCTTAGTCGAGGCCAACCACATGACAGTGGTCGAACAAGTGCAACAAGCACTGACCAAACCCAACCCCGGCACCTACTTCGGAACCGGGAAAGTGGAAGAACTCGCGGCCATCGTCGCCGACGACCAAGTCGACACCGTGGTGGTCAACGATGAGCTGACCCCGAGTCAGATTCGGAACCTGGAGAACGGCACCAAGGCACGGATCATCGACCGGACCGGCCTGATCCTGGAGATCTTCGCCAACCGGGCCCAATCCCGTGAAGCCAAGTTACAAGTCCAGTTGGCCATGTTACAGTACCAGTTGCCCCGCCTGCACACCAGCGCGTCGCAACGGCTGGACCAACAAGGCGGTGGCGGTGGCCTCGCCAACCGGGGGGCCGGTGAATCCCAGACCGAAATGAGTCGGCGGACCATCGAACGGTCGATCACGCACGTGAACCACGAGCTGAAGGAAATCAACCAGGCCGCCGAAACCCAACGCCAACAACGAGAACGTAACGAACTGCCTTCCGTCGCTTTGGTCGGCTACACCAACGCGGGGAAATCGACTCTGATGAACGCGCTGGTCAAGCGCTTCGGCAAGAACGAGGAGAAGCAAGTCTTCGTGAAGAACATGTTGTTCGCGACCCTGGATACCAGTGTGCGGCAACTGATCTTCCCTGACCAAAAGAAGCTCCTGTTAAGCGATACGGTCGGCTTCGTCAGCCAACTGCCGACTAACCTAGTCAAGGCGTTCCGGTCGACCCTGTCGGAGGCCGCTAACGCCGACCTTCTGGTCCAAGTCGTCGACTACGCCGATGTTAACCGGGATGCCATGATGGCCACCACGGAACAGACGCTCCAAGATATTGGGGTGACCGACGTGCCAATGATCACGGTCTTTAATAAGGCGGACCTGACTTCGACCGACTACCCTAGTCGCGCAGGTGATCAATTGATCATCTCCGCTAAGGACGACGCCTCCATCGACCTACTCGTCCGGGCCATGAAGGAAAAGGTCTTCCACAACTACGTCACGGCCAACTTCTTGATTCCGTTCGACGCCGGCGACATCGTGGCCTACATGAACGACCACTGCAACGTCCTGTCAACGGATTACCAAGCTGATGGCACTGCGATGCGCGTCGAGTTGACCAGCGCTGATTTCAACAAATACAAGTCATACGTGGTCACGGATGCCGATTCCGTCGAGGATTAG
- a CDS encoding transporter substrate-binding domain-containing protein, which translates to MKKIMRSLGLMLALLTLTVVVSACGSRPLSQRNVLKTDQQAKTITWGVKADTRLFGLLDTKDGQIKGFEIDLAKAITKQMLGKDAKAKFIQVTSSTRMPMLKNGNIDAIIATMTNTPERRKQVAFSNTYFYAGQSLLVKKGSSIKNVKDLNRQKGTVLGVVGSDSVENVAKVAPNAKVLQLTDYAQAMTALKSGQGQALTTDNGILYGMSVQNPDYVVTGGTFVSEPYGIAVDKAQTPFRQAVNQSLKELRDNGQYQKILHKWFHNVKGFDYEEAARE; encoded by the coding sequence ATGAAAAAAATTATGCGCAGCCTGGGCCTGATGCTCGCGCTACTGACCCTGACGGTGGTCGTCAGTGCCTGTGGCTCGAGGCCGCTGTCTCAGCGTAACGTCTTGAAGACGGACCAACAGGCCAAGACGATTACCTGGGGGGTCAAGGCGGATACACGGCTGTTTGGGTTGCTGGATACCAAAGATGGCCAGATCAAGGGGTTCGAAATTGATTTAGCTAAGGCCATCACCAAGCAGATGCTGGGCAAAGATGCCAAGGCGAAGTTCATCCAAGTGACCAGTTCGACGCGGATGCCGATGTTAAAGAACGGGAACATTGATGCCATTATTGCCACCATGACCAATACGCCAGAACGGCGAAAGCAAGTGGCTTTTAGCAATACTTATTTCTACGCTGGTCAATCCCTACTGGTCAAGAAGGGGAGCAGCATTAAAAACGTCAAAGACTTGAACCGCCAGAAAGGCACGGTTCTAGGGGTCGTAGGTTCGGATTCCGTGGAGAACGTCGCGAAGGTGGCGCCTAACGCGAAAGTCCTGCAACTGACCGACTACGCCCAAGCCATGACGGCATTGAAGTCGGGGCAAGGTCAAGCGTTGACCACCGATAACGGGATTCTTTACGGGATGTCCGTCCAGAACCCCGATTACGTGGTCACTGGCGGGACGTTCGTGTCCGAACCTTACGGGATTGCGGTCGATAAGGCGCAAACGCCGTTCCGGCAAGCCGTCAACCAGTCGCTGAAGGAGTTACGGGACAACGGGCAGTATCAGAAAATCCTGCACAAGTGGTTCCATAACGTTAAGGGCTTTGATTACGAGGAGGCGGCTAGAGAATGA
- a CDS encoding amino acid ABC transporter ATP-binding protein: MSMIEFHNVEKYYGDFHALHNINLTIEAGETVVLIGPSGSGKSTLIRSVNGLEQIREGQLIVNGQDLANPKTDINRIRKNVGMVFQHFNLYANKTILENIMLAPRIVLHRDEQENKKVAMEMLDRVGLADQAAKMPAQLSGGQKQRIAIARSLAMKPKCLLFDEPTSALDPEMVDDVLNIMKTIAEDSSMTSLIVTHEMGFAREVANRVIFMADGRILEDDSKDKFFNGEPSNERARQFLSKILH, from the coding sequence ATGTCAATGATTGAATTCCACAACGTCGAGAAGTACTACGGTGACTTCCACGCGTTGCATAATATCAACTTAACCATCGAAGCCGGTGAAACGGTCGTCTTGATTGGGCCATCTGGTTCTGGGAAGTCCACTCTGATTCGTTCCGTGAACGGGCTGGAACAGATTCGAGAAGGGCAACTGATCGTGAACGGCCAGGACTTGGCCAACCCCAAGACGGATATCAACCGGATTCGGAAGAACGTGGGGATGGTTTTCCAACACTTTAACCTGTATGCCAACAAGACGATTCTTGAAAACATCATGTTGGCGCCCCGAATCGTGTTACACCGGGATGAACAGGAAAACAAAAAGGTTGCGATGGAGATGCTGGACCGAGTTGGGCTGGCCGACCAAGCAGCGAAGATGCCGGCTCAGCTATCTGGGGGGCAGAAGCAACGAATCGCGATTGCGCGGTCGCTGGCGATGAAGCCGAAATGCCTGCTATTCGATGAACCGACCAGTGCCTTGGACCCCGAAATGGTTGATGATGTTTTGAATATCATGAAAACGATTGCGGAAGATTCCAGCATGACGTCCTTGATTGTGACCCACGAAATGGGCTTCGCTCGGGAAGTGGCCAACCGGGTCATCTTTATGGCCGATGGACGAATCTTGGAAGACGATTCAAAGGACAAGTTCTTCAACGGCGAGCCTAGCAACGAACGGGCACGTCAATTCCTTAGTAAGATTTTGCACTAA
- a CDS encoding amino acid ABC transporter permease: protein MIHIFAHYGGTLLYGLGQTLLCSLIALVFSLIIGTFFALLEESPNKVARGVARVYIEVFRNIPLLVITMFFYVVIPLYVIKVNGFTAGTIGLTLYTSAFIAETVRAGIQSVDPGQMEGARSNGLTYWQSMRYIVLPQAFRYVIPPLGNQFVNLVKNSSTLAFVGGFDLMYQGNAIASSSLETMAAYSAVGVLYLIITMPISYYMRYLEKRLA from the coding sequence ATGATTCATATCTTTGCACACTACGGAGGTACGCTCCTCTACGGGTTAGGTCAGACGCTGTTATGTAGTCTGATCGCGCTGGTGTTCAGTCTGATTATCGGGACCTTCTTCGCGTTACTGGAAGAGTCCCCGAATAAGGTCGCGCGCGGCGTGGCCCGGGTCTACATCGAAGTCTTCCGGAACATCCCCCTGCTGGTGATCACCATGTTCTTCTACGTGGTCATTCCGTTGTATGTGATCAAGGTCAACGGGTTCACCGCCGGGACGATTGGGTTGACGCTGTACACGTCAGCCTTCATTGCGGAAACGGTGCGGGCGGGGATTCAGTCCGTGGACCCCGGTCAGATGGAAGGGGCCCGGTCGAACGGGCTGACCTACTGGCAGAGCATGCGTTACATTGTCTTGCCGCAAGCTTTCCGGTACGTGATTCCACCACTGGGTAACCAATTCGTCAACTTAGTCAAGAACTCCTCAACGTTAGCCTTCGTGGGGGGCTTTGACCTGATGTATCAGGGGAACGCCATCGCGTCCAGTTCGCTAGAGACCATGGCGGCTTACTCCGCCGTCGGGGTGCTCTACCTGATCATTACCATGCCGATTAGTTACTACATGCGCTACCTAGAAAAACGGTTAGCTTAG
- a CDS encoding Fur family transcriptional regulator, producing MAESLTTAVEILRKNKLKLTKQRHALLSFLLTNQGHYTDIVAVDAYMRTEFPGMSHNTVYRNLKEFEEVGIVEQNTEQERTRVKYQCDFHHQHHHHFICQNCGKVTELQMCPMDFFTAQLPGYEVTGHSFELYGLCADCKAAGVTEASLVKIKQILTTFLGGS from the coding sequence ATGGCAGAATCTTTGACCACCGCTGTGGAGATTTTACGGAAGAATAAGTTAAAATTGACTAAGCAGCGGCACGCATTATTGTCGTTTCTCCTGACGAATCAGGGACACTATACGGACATCGTTGCCGTAGACGCCTATATGCGCACAGAATTTCCGGGGATGAGCCATAACACGGTGTACCGCAACCTCAAGGAGTTCGAAGAAGTGGGAATCGTGGAACAAAACACGGAGCAGGAGCGCACGCGGGTCAAGTACCAGTGTGACTTCCACCACCAGCACCATCACCACTTTATCTGTCAGAACTGTGGTAAGGTGACCGAGCTGCAGATGTGCCCGATGGACTTCTTCACGGCTCAGTTGCCGGGGTACGAAGTCACGGGACACAGCTTTGAGCTTTACGGGCTATGTGCGGATTGCAAGGCCGCTGGCGTGACCGAAGCATCCTTAGTCAAAATTAAGCAAATTTTGACCACTTTTTTAGGTGGCTCGTGA
- a CDS encoding bis(5'-nucleosyl)-tetraphosphatase produces the protein MITENASGAVVYQLRDGQPYYLLLKSATSHFWGFPKGHVEGNESDLETAVREIREETSLQVTVDPEFSTVLDYDMKNGHHKHVVLYTSLVPNDAQVNRQVEEIEDFGWFDFQTAHATLSYANLQEVLVKTNAYLTEGAV, from the coding sequence ATGATTACCGAAAATGCGAGCGGCGCCGTGGTGTACCAATTACGCGACGGCCAACCCTACTATCTACTATTAAAGAGTGCGACCAGTCACTTCTGGGGATTCCCGAAAGGTCACGTGGAAGGGAACGAGAGTGACTTGGAGACCGCAGTCCGGGAGATTCGCGAGGAAACCAGCTTACAGGTGACCGTCGATCCCGAATTCTCCACGGTCCTCGATTATGATATGAAGAACGGCCACCATAAGCATGTGGTTCTCTATACGTCGTTGGTGCCTAACGACGCGCAGGTGAACCGGCAAGTTGAGGAGATCGAAGACTTTGGCTGGTTCGACTTTCAGACCGCGCACGCCACGTTGAGCTACGCCAACTTACAGGAGGTCTTGGTCAAGACTAACGCTTATCTGACGGAGGGTGCGGTATGA